Proteins from a genomic interval of Colletotrichum higginsianum IMI 349063 chromosome 6, whole genome shotgun sequence:
- a CDS encoding Amidase has product MAPSLLPVVRRLSFPSGTPAFETARQSLIDEFSAKVPREYYISSSIIDHPSKNVIGIPRESGILSQEEIDITENFDAVSLAAAIAAREFTAVVVATAFAKRAIIAHQLTCCLTEWFMEEAIDQARALDEHLAKTGTTVGPLHGVPISVKEMIPIAGHHSSLGFLVTRHRDEADSQMIAILRKAGAVFYCKTAQPQGVMHLETVSLHGRVLNPHNIDLTAGGSTGGAAALLALRGSVLSVGTDIGGSIRAPASFCGLYGFKPTSYTLPMKGFVGADGFAAELNVLASAGPLGVSLRDMDLFVAAVKAAQPHLEDPRLVPIPWRGLTGRRPKGATPPLRVGFMMDDGVITPQPPVTRALDWARARLSGSPDFEVKGFAPYRVGEALRNIQLAFFPDGGRQIRDALAATGEPMLPLTQSVIREAESAGQDLDAAGVLRQRVARDDFRCAFAAHWNEAGVDVVVCPAYVGPACAHETGRFWNYTALWNYVDYPGAVVPTPIRALGKGAEGYSPRGGDDDDDDDDDDEAVMGAQDEQVRRLWAEGDFEGAPVGIQVVARKYHDNDLFAALGAMEGPLGLGGGNAL; this is encoded by the coding sequence ATGGCACCAAGCTTGCTGCCCGTCGTCAGACGATTGTCGTTTCCCTCGGGCACTCCAGCCTTCGAAACCGCACGCCAGTCACTCATCGACGAGTTCTCAGCCAAGGTGCCGCGAGAATACTacatctcctcctccatcatcgacCACCCGTCCAAGAATGTCATCGGCATCCCTCGGGAGTCCGGCATCCTCTCCCAAGAGGAGATCGACATCACGGAGAacttcgacgccgtctcCTTGGCGGCCGCCATTGCGGCGAGGGAATtcaccgccgtcgtggtTGCCACCGCATTCGCCAAGAGAGCCATCATCGCCCACCAGCTGACGTGCTGCCTGACGGAATGGTTCATGGAAGAGGCCATCGACCAGGCCAGGGCTCTGGACGAGCACCTCGCAAAGACGGGAACGACGGTCGGCCCCCTGCACGGGGTCCCCATCAGCGTCAAGGAGATGATCCCCATCGCCGGCCACCACTCCTCCCTGGGCTTCCTGGTCACCCGTCACagggacgaggccgacagCCAGATGATCGCCATCCTGCGaaaggccggcgccgtttTCTACTGCAAGACGGCGCAGCCCCAGGGGGTCATGCACCTGGAGACCGTCTCCCTCCACGGCCGCGTGCTCAACCCTCACAACATCGACCTGACGGCCGGCGGCTcgacgggcggcgcggccgcTCTGCTGGCCCTGCGCGGCTCCGTCCTGAGCGTCGGCACCgacatcggcggcagcatcagggcgccggcgagcttTTGCGGCCTCTACGGCTTCAAGCCCACGTCGTACACGCTCCCCATGAagggcttcgtcggcgccgacgggtTCGCCGCGGAGCTCAACgtcctcgcctcggccgggCCCCTGGGCGTTTCCCTGCGCGACATGGATCTCTtcgtggccgccgtcaaggccgcgCAGCCGCACCTGGAGGACCCGCGTCTCGTCCCGATCCCCTGGAGAGGTCTGACGGGCAGACGGCCGAAGggggcgacgccgccgctgaggGTCGGCTTCAtgatggacgacggcgtcatcaCGCCCCAGCCGCCGGTGACCCGGGCCCTCGACTGGGCGCGCGCCCGGCTGAGCGGCTCACCCGATTTCGAGGTCAAGGGCTTCGCGCCGTaccgcgtcggcgaggcgctcCGCAACATCCAGCTGGCCTTCTTCCCGGACGGGGGCAGGCAGATCAGGGACGCcctggcggcgacgggcgagCCCATGCTCCCGCTCACGCAGTCCGTCATCCGGGAGGCCGAGTCGGCCGGGCAGGACCTGGACGCGGCGGGCGTCCTCCGGCAGCGGGTGGCGCGGGACGACTTCCGGTGCGCTTTCGCGGCGCACTGGAACGAggcgggcgtcgacgtcgtcgtgtGCCCGGCCTACGTCGGCCCCGCGTGCGCGCACGAGACCGGGCGCTTCTGGAACTACACCGCCCTCTGGAACTACGTCGACTACCCGGGTGCCGTCGTGCCCACGCCGATCAGGGCGCTGggcaagggcgccgagggcTACAGcccccgcggcggcgacgacgacgacgacgacgacgacgacgacgaggcggtgATGGGCGCTCAGGATGAGCAAGTCAGGAGGCTCTgggccgagggcgacttCGAGGGCGCGCCGGTGGGGATCCAGGTCGTGGCACGCAAGTATCACGACAACGACCTCTTCGCGGCTCTCGGGGCGATGGAGGGCCCTCTGGGACTGGGAGGAGGGAACGCGTTGTAG
- a CDS encoding Nitrosoguanidine resistance protein — MSTSGLPARTPLSHWNGGQRKALVIPTVAASVMILLLVLANMSYLFGATFQQSKRIHALKILAVDLDGGAVGSAVAGASRSFQAANFPTIELASASEYSTPAAVRNAVCKGGYWGAMYVHEGASDKLAAAVAGTSGTTAASASSSAYNAADAVTYIYNQARYPAIADSVLQSSMQKVVAASRGFYYQSPNGTAALRSLNTTDPAALAAFLNPISSTPALIGVQPQASRVFFNTVNVIVPALAQFFYVLALNGIGLSSGLLATVRVRDVWLLRFGIGKLYGLLTALVVTGYLWAFREDWQVGGPEFGKSLLVFWLYMDVQWQVLEALIDSFMPIQLVPFFFLTWMLTNVASAVFPFEIMAGFYRVGYALPAHGIYSLLVQAWTGCADQTRVALPVLFAWWIVGHVGSVFSIRKRCADASKMAAAAAAKAPAAHGDNVSIPPRSPSTEMTLRSDEEQVRNEK; from the coding sequence ATGTCGACCTCGGGCCTGCCGGCGCGGACGCCGCTGTCCCATTGGAACGGCGGCCAGCGCAAGGCCCTCGTCATCcccaccgtcgccgcctccgtcatgatcctcctcctcgtcctggcCAACATGTCGTACCTCTTCGGCGCCACCTTCCAGCAGAGCAAGCGCATCCACGCCCTCAagatcctcgccgtcgacctcgacgggggcgccgtcggctcggcggtcgccggcgcctccaGGAGCTTCCAGGCCGCCAACTTCCCCACCATCGAgctcgcctcggcctccgagTACTCgaccccggccgccgtcagGAACGCCGTCTGCAAGGGCGGCTACTGGGGCGCCATGTACGTCCACGAGGGCGCCTCCgacaagctcgccgccgccgtcgccggcaccTCGGGTACCACCGCCGCATCCGCATCCTCATCCGCAtacaacgccgccgacgccgtcacaTACATCTACAACCAGGCCCGGTACCCGGCCATCGCCGACTCGGTGCTCCAGAGCAGCATGCAAAAGGTCGTGGCCGCCTCGCGGGGCTTCTACTACCAGTCCCccaacggcaccgccgccctccggTCCCTGAACACGAccgacccggccgccctcgccgccttcctGAACCCCATCTCGTCGACCCCGGCCCTCATCGGCGTCCAGCCGCAGGCGAGCCGCGTCTTCTTCAACACGGTCAACGTCATCGTCCCGGCCCTCGCCCAGTTCTTCTacgtcctcgccctcaacGGCATCGGCCTGAGCTCCGGCCTGCTCGCCaccgtccgcgtccgcgacGTCTGGCTGCTCCGCTTCGGCATCGGCAAGCTCTACGGCCTCCtcaccgccctcgtcgtcaccggcTACCTCTGGGCCTTCCGCGAGGACTGGCAAGTCGGCGGGCCCGAGTTCGGCAAGTCGCTGCTCGTCTTCTGGCTCTACATGGACGTCCAGTGgcaggtcctcgaggccctcatCGACTCCTTCATGCCCATCCAGCTcgtccccttcttcttcctgacCTGGATGCTCACCAACGTCGCGAGCGCCGTCTTCCCCTTCGAGATCATGGCCGGCTTCTACCGCGTCGGCTACGCCCTGCCCGCCCACGGCATCTACTCCCTCCTGGTCCAGGCCTGGACCGGCTGCGCCGACCAGACCCGCGTCGCGCTGCCCGTCCTGTTTGCCTGGTGGATCGTCGGTCACGTCGGctccgtcttctccatccGCAAGCGGTGCGCCGATGCCTCCAAGatggctgccgccgccgccgccaaggccccGGCGGCGCATGGGGACAACGTCTCGATCCCTCCCCGTTCCCCCAGCACCGAGATGACTCTGCGGTCGGACGAAGAGCAGGTCCGCAACGAGAAGTGA
- a CDS encoding Beta-xylanase has translation MKFSLALAAAPLAALATPLGVAPAAHSPHSSRSSHSHSVSHRHPIPARLAERQASDSIDALIKKRGKLYFGASGDNGIMQQGRTEAILQANFGQVTPEYSMKWDATEPAPGNFTWGNADYLVDWAQTNDKSVHGHTLLWHTALPTWVSDISDKKVLTKVIERHVHTVVGRYKGKIRSWDVVNEIFNDSGTLRNNTFFNVLGESYVGIAFRAARAADPAAKLYINDYNLDNKDWGKLPALVNKVDQWIGQGIPIDGIGASNLCFPGRVCSQSHLVPNMSSNVEAALHALAASRVSEILITELDIDTAPPAEYATVVGACLNVPKCRGITVWGVSDRQSWKSEKKPLLFDENYNPKPAYDAIVKKLKGVVNGWVYEG, from the exons ATGAAGTTCTCtctggccctcgccgccgcgccgttggccgccctcgccacgCCGCTGGGCGTCGCGCCCGCCGCGCACTCACCTCACTCATCCCGCTCATCCCACTCTCACTCCGTCTCCCACCGCCATCCGATCCCCGCCAGGCTCGCCGAGCGCCAGGCCTCCGACAGCATCGACGCGCTCATCAAGAAGAGGGGCAAGCTCTACTTCGGTGCCTCGGGCGACAACGGCATCATGCAGCAGGGCAGGACCGAGGCCATCCTGCAGGCCAACTTCGGCCAGGTGACGCCCGAGTACTCGATGAAGTGGGACGCCACCGAGCCCGCGCCGGGCAACTTCACCTGGGGCAACGCCGACTACCTCGTCGACTGGGCCCAGACGAACGACAAGTCGGTCCACGGCCACACGCTGCTGTGGCACACGGCGCTGCCGACGTGGGTGTCGGACATTAGTGACAAGAAGGTCCTCACCAAGGTCATCGAGAGGCACGTCCATACCGTCGTCGGGCGGTACAAGGGCAAGATCAGGTCTTGG GACGTCGTGAACGAGATCTTCAACGACAGCGGCACGCTCCGGAACAACACCTTCTTCAACGTCCTGGGCGAGTCGTacgtcggcatcgccttcCGCGCCGCCCGGGCCGCCGACCCGGCCGCGAAGCTGTACATCAACGACTACAACCTGGACAACAAGGACTGGGGCAAGCTCCCCGCGCTCGTCAACAAGGTGGACCAGTGGATCGGGCAGGGCATTCCCATCGACGGGATCGGTGCGTCAAACCTGTGTTTCCCAgggcgtgtgt GCTCTCAGTCCCACCTCGTGCCCAACATGTCGAGCaacgtcgaggcggcgctccACGCGCTCGCGGCCTCGCGGGTGTCCGAGATCCTCATCACCgagctcgacatcgacacggcgccgccggccgagtaCGCGACCGTCGTGGGCGCGTGCCTCAACGTTCCCAAGTGCCGCGGCATCACCGTCTGGGGCGTGAGCGACAGG CAATCGTGGAagagcgagaagaagccgcTCCTGTTCGACGAAAACTACAACCCCAAGCCGGCCTACGACGCCATTGTCAAGAAGCTGAAGGGTGTGGTGAATGGATGGGTTTATGAGGGCTAG
- a CDS encoding Pectinesterase, which translates to MKSFLTSLTLVTAVLAAGRTSAPSGCLTVKKSPGSGQYGTIQKAVDALSTSDAKAQCIFIDQGTYSEQVLVPARTAQLTIYGYTADTSGYAGNKVTITAKKSQADGLNNDESATLRVKAKNFKLYNVNVANAYGKGSQAVALSAYADSGYYASQFTGFQDTVLSQQGNQFYSKCLIQGATDFIFGQKAMSWFEKCDLRVVANSVGYITANGRQSASDKSYYVFNGCTVDAADGNKVTDGAFYLGRPWREYAQVTFQSTSMTGVINSAGWKIWNNDDPRTSNVLFGEYKNTGIGSQGTRASFSKKLDSAVSISSILGGDYASAGYFDSAFL; encoded by the exons ATGAAGTCCTTTCTTACCTCGCTCACCTTGGTCACGGCGGTGCTGGCAGCCGGCcgcacctcggcgccgtccgggTGCCTCACCGTCAAGAAGTCGCCCGGCAGCGGCCAGTACGGCACCATCcagaaggccgtcgacgcgctctcgacgtcggaCGCCAAGGCGCAGTGCATCTTCATCGACCAGGGCACCTACAGCGAGCAGGTCCTCGTGCCCGCGCGGACGGCGCAGCTGACCATCTACGGCTACACGGCCGACACGAGCGGGTACGCCGGCAACAAGGTCACCAtcacggccaagaagagcCAGGCCGACGGCCTCAACAACGACGAGAGCGCCACCCTCCgcgtcaaggccaagaacTTCAAGCTCTacaacgtcaacgtcgccAACGCGTACGGCAAGGGCAGCCAGGCCGTCGCCCTCAGCGCCTACGCCGACAGCGGCTACTACGCCAGCCAGTTCACCGGCTTCCAGGACACCGTCCTCAGCCAGCAGGGCAACCAGTTCTACTCCAAGTGCCTGATCCAGGGCGCCACCGACTTCATCTTTGGCCAGAAGGCCATGAGCTGGTTCGAGAAGTGCGACCtgcgcgtcgtcgccaactCTGTTGGGTACATTACGG CCAACGGCCGCCAGTCCGCGTCCGACAAGTCGTACTACGTCTTCAACGGCTGcaccgtcgacgccgcggacggCAACAAGGTCACCGACGGCGCCTTCTACCTCGGCCGCCCATGGAGGGAGTACGCGCAGGTCACGTTCCAGAGCACGAGCATGACGGGCGTCATCAACTCGGCCGGGTGGAAGATCTGGAACAACGACGACCCCCGCACCAGCAACGTCCTCTTTGGCGAGTACAAGAACACGGGCATCGGGTCCCAGGGCACCCGCGCCAGCTTctccaagaagctcgactccgccgtctccatctcgagcatcctgggcggcgactaCGCCAGCGCCGGGTACTTTGATTCTGCTTTCTTGTGA